In a single window of the Pseudodesulfovibrio profundus genome:
- a CDS encoding ABC transporter substrate binding protein: protein MKGVDSIFGPLGGTVETHVEYMDSKRHTIERSYEFLRNTIQSKYRNIAFNLIVLSDDNALSFYKENVDLFGRTPTVFCGVNQFSPDMIDGLPWVTGVVEAVDIPGTIRLARKLIPRLSEVVVITDETPTGKANQKLLAAAIPLFEGEILFTTISGGDLSMEELKEELLDLSADTAVLVMNFHKDEVRSYYNEADYITQIVQASSRPVFGLWKHYMDYGVLGGSVVNGMLQGQEAAQVGMRLLVGEKISEIPVKTDSPNRTMINYSAFSRYGLSESNIPENAIVVGKPDTLYERYTLVFWVGLVAVVLQTIAIIYLLVMRGARRAAERNLHKTEQRFRLMAENMPVLIHAHDESGLIIYWNATCERVLGWTNEDIIGNPDFLNCLYPEPDLQDRVRRIHLGEMSYGDLELPVRTKNGGKRLIQWIDATQYVAVPGWTSWEIGVDNTERHIAESKLRDSEQRHRVIFEKSPMGMIRFSKEGVILDCNEHFAELMGAPVEQLIGFNSAKHSTPAMRAVLKRALAGESTSFEDYYVSVSGGKKTYLNVQFNPVEDGVSPTEVIATLWDASERKAAQDELRKAKDQAERFSRSKSEFLTNMSHEIRTPLNGILGMLQLMETTGLNSEQHEYVDAAVRSSERLANLLADILDLSRVEAGKLIIQYSPFSLRDSLQQICDMYRLTGEHRAVRLECRIDESLPQFVQGDAIRLQQVLTNLVGNAYKFTEKGSISLEAYVQGRMDYGECRVLFTVADTGIGIPDDKIESLFESFTQVSEGYTRSYQGAGLGLAICKRLVELMNGTLAIDSELGVGTTLYVSLPFAVAEQEVTVSDTESARGQGSQLSGLRILLAEDERVNSTVTNRLLEKSGHHVEVVENGRQAIAALQEDAFDVVLMDIQMPVMDGVEATKAIRGGQAGDRAKDIPIVAVTAYAMVGDREKFMAEGMDGYVVKPIEMDKMQATLGLILGAK, encoded by the coding sequence ATGAAGGGAGTGGATTCCATCTTCGGGCCTTTGGGCGGCACGGTGGAGACACATGTCGAATACATGGACTCCAAACGGCACACCATTGAAAGATCATACGAATTCCTCCGAAATACAATTCAATCCAAGTATCGCAACATCGCTTTCAATCTGATCGTGCTGTCCGACGATAACGCGCTTTCCTTTTATAAGGAGAACGTGGACCTGTTCGGAAGGACCCCGACTGTTTTTTGCGGGGTGAATCAGTTTTCTCCTGACATGATTGATGGGCTTCCCTGGGTAACTGGAGTTGTGGAGGCCGTCGATATACCTGGAACGATTCGTTTGGCCCGGAAGCTCATTCCCAGGCTAAGCGAGGTAGTGGTTATCACCGATGAAACACCAACTGGGAAAGCCAACCAGAAACTGTTGGCTGCAGCTATTCCCTTGTTTGAGGGAGAAATACTATTCACGACCATCTCAGGTGGTGACTTGTCCATGGAGGAGCTTAAAGAGGAGTTGCTCGATCTTTCTGCCGACACCGCTGTATTGGTGATGAACTTCCATAAGGATGAGGTCAGGTCGTACTACAATGAAGCGGATTATATAACACAAATAGTTCAGGCCTCCAGTCGTCCGGTCTTTGGATTATGGAAACACTACATGGACTACGGTGTGCTTGGCGGTAGTGTTGTGAATGGAATGTTGCAGGGACAGGAGGCCGCTCAGGTCGGAATGCGGTTGCTGGTTGGCGAGAAAATCTCGGAAATCCCTGTTAAGACCGACAGCCCCAACCGTACGATGATTAATTACAGTGCTTTTTCCCGGTATGGGCTCTCCGAATCCAATATTCCTGAAAATGCTATTGTTGTCGGAAAACCTGACACGCTTTATGAGCGGTACACGCTCGTATTCTGGGTGGGCCTTGTGGCTGTGGTTTTGCAGACGATTGCGATCATCTATCTTCTGGTCATGCGTGGGGCCCGGCGTGCTGCGGAGCGCAACCTCCATAAAACGGAGCAAAGGTTCCGGCTCATGGCCGAAAATATGCCTGTTCTTATCCATGCCCACGATGAGTCCGGGCTGATTATCTACTGGAATGCAACATGCGAACGTGTTTTGGGATGGACGAATGAAGATATCATCGGCAACCCGGATTTCCTGAACTGCTTGTACCCGGAGCCGGATTTGCAGGATCGTGTCCGTCGGATTCACCTCGGAGAAATGAGCTACGGTGATTTGGAGTTGCCGGTCAGGACCAAAAATGGCGGCAAGCGACTCATTCAATGGATCGATGCTACCCAGTACGTGGCCGTCCCCGGTTGGACCTCCTGGGAAATCGGCGTGGACAACACCGAGCGACATATTGCCGAATCGAAGTTGCGGGATAGTGAACAGCGGCATCGCGTGATTTTCGAGAAATCTCCGATGGGTATGATCCGATTCAGCAAGGAAGGCGTCATACTGGATTGCAACGAGCACTTTGCTGAACTCATGGGGGCGCCGGTAGAACAACTTATCGGGTTCAACTCCGCAAAGCACAGTACCCCGGCAATGCGGGCCGTGCTGAAAAGGGCGTTGGCAGGTGAAAGTACCTCCTTTGAAGATTACTATGTATCTGTGAGCGGCGGGAAAAAGACGTACCTGAACGTACAGTTTAACCCTGTTGAAGATGGTGTCTCCCCCACAGAAGTCATTGCTACGCTTTGGGATGCTTCCGAACGAAAGGCTGCGCAGGACGAGCTACGCAAGGCCAAGGATCAGGCAGAGCGTTTCAGCCGGTCCAAGAGTGAGTTCCTGACGAATATGAGCCATGAAATCAGGACGCCGCTCAATGGTATTCTCGGCATGCTTCAACTCATGGAGACAACTGGACTGAACAGCGAGCAGCATGAGTATGTGGACGCTGCTGTTCGCTCCTCCGAACGTCTGGCCAATCTGCTCGCCGATATCCTCGATCTGTCCAGAGTGGAGGCGGGGAAGCTGATCATTCAGTACAGCCCGTTCAGTCTTCGGGATTCATTACAGCAGATATGCGACATGTACAGACTGACCGGCGAGCACCGTGCTGTTCGTTTGGAATGCCGGATTGACGAGTCGCTACCGCAGTTTGTCCAGGGAGATGCGATCCGTTTGCAGCAGGTCCTGACAAATCTTGTCGGTAATGCGTACAAATTTACCGAAAAAGGAAGCATCAGCCTTGAGGCGTATGTCCAGGGCAGGATGGACTACGGTGAGTGCAGGGTGTTGTTCACGGTTGCCGATACGGGTATCGGCATACCGGACGACAAGATCGAATCGTTGTTCGAGTCGTTTACGCAGGTCAGTGAAGGGTACACGCGTTCTTATCAAGGCGCCGGACTCGGGCTTGCCATCTGTAAACGGCTTGTCGAGTTGATGAATGGCACCCTTGCTATCGATAGCGAGTTGGGGGTGGGGACCACGTTGTATGTTTCGCTCCCATTTGCCGTGGCCGAGCAGGAGGTAACCGTATCAGATACTGAGAGCGCACGCGGGCAGGGCAGCCAGTTATCGGGTCTTCGCATATTGCTGGCAGAAGATGAGCGGGTGAACAGTACGGTTACCAATCGTTTGCTTGAAAAGAGCGGTCACCATGTTGAGGTCGTGGAAAATGGCCGTCAAGCCATAGCCGCCTTGCAGGAAGACGCATTTGATGTGGTTTTGATGGACATTCAAATGCCGGTCATGGATGGAGTCGAAGCCACGAAAGCAATACGTGGAGGTCAGGCTGGAGACAGGGCCAAAGACATTCCCATTGTGGCTGTTACAGCATACGCCATGGTGGGGGATAGGGAAAAATTCATGGCAGAAGGCATGGATGGATACGTGGTCAAGCCGATTGAGATGGACAAGATGCAGGCGACCTTGGGGCTCATTTTGGGCGCCAAGTAG